A single region of the Lepus europaeus isolate LE1 chromosome 1, mLepTim1.pri, whole genome shotgun sequence genome encodes:
- the SFT2D3 gene encoding vesicle transport protein SFT2C has translation MADLHRQLQEYLAQGKAGGTAAAEPLLAAEKAEEPAAGGGPAGAWLGRAGLRWTWTRSPAEPAAGPTCLPTVTRGQRLAAGGGCLLLAALCFGLAALYAPVLLLRARKFALLWSLGSALALAGGALLRGGAACGRLLRGEETPSRPTLLYVAALGATLYAALGLRSTVLTALGACAQVAALLAALLGLMPWGSGAALRLALGRLGRGAGLPKTLPV, from the coding sequence ATGGCGGACCTCCACCGCCAGCTGCAGGAGTACCTGGCGCAGGGCAAAGCCGGCGGAACGGCGGCCGCCGAGCCGCTACTCGCCGCAGAGAAGGCGGAAGAGCCTGCGGCCGGGGGCGGGCCGGCGGGGGCGTGGCTGGGCCGCGCAGGCCTTCGTTGGACGTGGACGCGGAGCCCCGCGGAGCCGGCAGCGGGCCCGACGTGCCTGCCCACCGTGACTCGTGGGCAGCGGCTGGCGGCGGGCGGCGGGTGCCTGCTGCTGGCCGCGCTCTGCTTCGGCCTGGCCGCGCTCTACGCGCCCGTGCTGCTGCTGCGCGCGCGCAAGTTCGCGCTGCTCTGGTCGCTGGGCTCGGCGCTGGCGCTGGCCGGCGGCGCGCTGTTGCGGGGCGGCGCGGCGTGCGGGCGCCTGCTGCGGGGCGAGGAGACGCCGTCGCGGCCCACGCTGCTCTACGTGGCCGCGCTGGGCGCCACGCTGTACGCGGCGCTGGGGCTGCGCAGCACGGTGCTCACAGCGCTGGGCGCCTGCGCGCAGGTGGCCGCGCTGTTGGCCGCGCTGCTGGGCCTGATGCCCTGGGGTAGCGGCGCCGCGCTGCGGCTCGCGCTGGGCCGCCtgggccgcggcgccggcctgcccaaGACGCTGCCGGTGTGA